From Mycobacterium lacus, one genomic window encodes:
- a CDS encoding ester cyclase, whose protein sequence is MTEPAHDLSAIFDEHVAHEFVTKDVAATMATMSADPFVNHVPTMMGGVGCDGVADFYDKFFIGHWPSDTKIIPVCRTVGTGRVVDEMVMSFTHDIPMPTFLPGVAPTGRAVMLPVVVVMGFEGEKVAYERIYWDQASLLAQVGLLDSTVLPVTGAAQARKVLDKDLPANALLNADQPGLPAVD, encoded by the coding sequence GTGACCGAGCCGGCCCATGACCTGAGTGCGATCTTCGACGAACACGTCGCCCACGAGTTTGTCACCAAGGACGTCGCCGCGACCATGGCGACGATGTCCGCAGACCCATTCGTCAATCACGTGCCCACCATGATGGGCGGCGTCGGCTGCGACGGGGTTGCCGACTTCTACGACAAGTTCTTCATCGGGCACTGGCCCTCCGACACCAAGATCATCCCGGTCTGCCGCACCGTGGGCACCGGCCGCGTCGTCGACGAGATGGTCATGTCGTTCACGCATGACATCCCGATGCCGACGTTCCTTCCCGGCGTGGCGCCCACCGGTCGTGCGGTCATGTTGCCGGTGGTGGTCGTGATGGGGTTCGAGGGGGAGAAGGTCGCCTACGAACGGATCTATTGGGATCAGGCTTCACTGCTGGCACAAGTGGGGCTCCTGGACAGCACGGTATTGCCCGTCACCGGTGCGGCCCAGGCCCGCAAGGTGCTTGACAAAGATCTACCGGCAAATGCGCTGCTGAACGCTGACCAACCGGGGCTGCCGGCAGTAGACTGA
- a CDS encoding 16S rRNA (uracil(1498)-N(3))-methyltransferase translates to MAATLFYVDTLPDAGALAVVDGDEGFHAATVRRIRPGERLVLGDGAGGMAHCLVEYAGRDGLRARVLGRWSVTPGRPAVTVVQALPKSERSELAVELATEAGADAFVAWQSARCVARWDGAKADKGLRRWRAVARSAARQSRRAHIPPVEGVLSTEALTQRVRQEIATGAVVLALHESATVRLADLPVAQANSLMLVVGPEGGIAQEELAVLTEAGAVAVRLGPTVLRTSTTAAVALGALGVLTPRWDGAGSPAGCDDEGRAW, encoded by the coding sequence ATGGCGGCGACGCTCTTCTACGTCGATACACTGCCCGACGCCGGCGCTCTGGCGGTCGTGGACGGCGACGAGGGTTTTCACGCCGCCACGGTGCGGCGGATCCGTCCCGGCGAACGGCTGGTGCTCGGCGACGGCGCCGGTGGCATGGCCCACTGCCTGGTGGAGTACGCCGGGCGCGACGGGTTGCGTGCCCGGGTGTTGGGGCGCTGGAGCGTCACGCCCGGGCGGCCGGCGGTAACGGTGGTGCAGGCGCTGCCCAAGTCCGAGCGCTCCGAACTGGCGGTCGAATTGGCCACCGAGGCCGGCGCCGACGCGTTCGTGGCGTGGCAGTCGGCGCGGTGCGTGGCCCGCTGGGATGGCGCCAAGGCCGACAAGGGGCTCCGCCGATGGCGTGCGGTCGCCCGCTCGGCGGCGCGGCAATCCCGCCGCGCGCACATCCCGCCGGTCGAGGGCGTGCTGTCCACGGAGGCGCTGACCCAGCGGGTTCGTCAGGAGATCGCCACGGGAGCCGTGGTGTTGGCCTTACACGAGTCGGCAACCGTTCGGCTCGCGGATCTCCCGGTGGCGCAAGCGAATTCGCTGATGCTCGTGGTGGGTCCGGAGGGCGGTATCGCCCAGGAGGAGCTCGCCGTGTTGACGGAGGCGGGCGCTGTCGCGGTCCGGCTGGGCCCGACCGTGCTGCGGACGTCGACCACGGCCGCGGTGGCGCTGGGGGCGTTGGGCGTGCTCACCCCGCGATGGGATGGTGCCGGCAGCCCCGCGGGGTGCGACGACGAAGGGAGAGCGTGGTGA
- the dnaJ gene encoding molecular chaperone DnaJ, whose amino-acid sequence MARDYYGLLGVSRTASDADIKRAYRKLARELHPDINPDEAAQAKFKEISLAYEVLSDPDKRRIVDMGGDPLESAGASAGGFGGFGGLGDVFEAFFGGGFGGGAGSRGPTGRVRPGSDSLLRMRLDLEECATGVTKQVTVDTAVLCDRCQGKGTNGDSAPMPCDTCGGRGEVQTVQRSLLGQMLTSRPCPTCRGVGVVIPDPCHQCMGDGRVRARREISVKIPAGVGDGMRVRLAAQGEVGPGGGPAGDLYVEVHEQAHDVFTREGDHLHCTISVPMVDAALGTTVTVDAILDGLSEIAIPPGTQPGSVITLRGRGMPHLRSATRGDLHVHVEVVVPTHLDHHDTELLRELKNRRSRDVAEVRSTHAAGGGLFSRLRETFTGR is encoded by the coding sequence GTGGCACGCGATTACTACGGGCTGCTCGGCGTCAGCAGGACCGCCAGCGATGCGGACATCAAGCGCGCCTATCGCAAGTTGGCGCGCGAACTGCATCCCGACATCAATCCCGATGAGGCCGCGCAGGCGAAGTTCAAGGAGATCAGCCTCGCCTACGAAGTGCTGAGCGACCCGGACAAGCGTCGGATCGTCGACATGGGCGGGGATCCGCTGGAAAGCGCCGGCGCATCGGCCGGCGGGTTCGGCGGCTTTGGGGGTTTGGGCGACGTATTCGAGGCCTTCTTCGGTGGCGGCTTCGGTGGCGGCGCGGGATCGCGCGGCCCCACCGGCCGGGTGCGTCCGGGTTCGGATTCGCTGTTGCGCATGCGGCTCGATCTCGAGGAGTGCGCGACCGGCGTCACCAAGCAGGTCACCGTCGACACCGCGGTGTTGTGTGACCGGTGTCAGGGCAAGGGCACCAACGGCGACTCCGCGCCGATGCCCTGCGACACCTGCGGCGGCCGCGGGGAGGTGCAGACCGTGCAGCGTTCGCTGCTGGGTCAGATGCTGACGTCACGCCCGTGCCCCACCTGCCGCGGTGTCGGGGTGGTCATCCCCGACCCGTGCCATCAGTGCATGGGTGATGGCCGGGTGCGGGCCCGTCGGGAGATCAGCGTGAAGATCCCTGCCGGAGTCGGGGACGGGATGCGCGTGCGGCTGGCCGCACAGGGCGAGGTTGGGCCCGGGGGAGGACCGGCCGGTGACTTGTACGTCGAGGTCCATGAGCAGGCCCATGACGTCTTTACCCGAGAAGGCGACCACCTGCATTGCACCATCTCGGTACCGATGGTCGACGCGGCGCTGGGTACCACGGTCACTGTCGACGCCATCCTGGACGGACTGAGCGAGATCGCCATTCCGCCCGGCACACAGCCGGGTTCGGTCATCACCCTGCGTGGCCGCGGGATGCCGCACCTGCGGTCGGCCACGCGCGGTGATCTGCACGTCCACGTCGAGGTCGTGGTTCCCACGCACCTCGACCACCACGACACCGAACTGCTGCGCGAGCTGAAGAACCGCCGCAGCCGCGACGTGGCCGAGGTGCGTTCGACGCACGCCGCCGGGGGCGGACTGTTCAGCCGGCTCCGCGAGACCTTCACCGGACGCTAG